A window from Flavobacterium sp. 83 encodes these proteins:
- a CDS encoding pseudouridine synthase: protein MNNKEGNSKKSGPRANSSRPSSNKPKPAMQKRAQGPKKVKVNTKVADIATDKVEKKPNQAPKRPKVKDEIRLNKYIANSGACSRRDADIYIQSGTVKVNGIPVTEMGYMVKPGDVVNFDGSTLTPEKKVYILLNKPKNFTTAMDEGQEYRNVLELVKGSTTAKIGAVGRMDKNTTGLLLFTNDTDMIRKFTLPSQKSSKIYQVSLDKNLKFEDLEKINKGLTLDGHRVFVEDVSYIDGEAKSEIGLQLRSSNVKVVRSIFEHFSYDVLRIDRVSFAGLTKKNLPRGNWRLLTDQEIINLKNV from the coding sequence ATGAATAACAAGGAAGGCAATAGTAAGAAAAGTGGTCCAAGAGCGAATAGCTCAAGGCCAAGTTCGAATAAGCCAAAACCTGCCATGCAGAAGCGCGCTCAAGGGCCAAAAAAAGTTAAAGTAAATACTAAAGTTGCCGATATCGCTACTGATAAAGTAGAGAAAAAACCAAATCAAGCACCAAAGAGACCGAAAGTTAAAGACGAAATCAGATTGAATAAATATATTGCTAATTCTGGTGCTTGCTCGCGTCGTGATGCTGATATTTACATTCAATCCGGAACGGTAAAAGTAAACGGAATTCCTGTTACTGAAATGGGATATATGGTAAAACCGGGAGATGTTGTGAATTTTGACGGTTCGACTTTGACACCGGAGAAAAAAGTGTACATTTTACTGAACAAACCAAAAAACTTTACGACAGCCATGGACGAAGGTCAGGAATATCGTAATGTATTGGAATTAGTAAAAGGTTCTACAACTGCCAAGATTGGCGCAGTAGGAAGAATGGACAAGAATACAACTGGTTTGTTATTGTTCACGAACGATACGGATATGATTCGTAAATTTACTTTACCAAGTCAAAAATCATCTAAAATATACCAAGTTTCATTAGATAAAAACTTGAAATTTGAGGATTTAGAAAAAATAAACAAAGGTTTGACTCTAGATGGACACCGTGTTTTTGTCGAAGATGTAAGTTACATTGACGGAGAAGCAAAAAGTGAAATTGGCTTGCAATTAAGATCGTCTAACGTAAAAGTAGTTCGTTCTATTTTTGAACACTTCAGTTATGATGTATTGCGCATTGACAGAGTTTCTTTTGCTGGTTTGACCAAAAAGAATTTACCAAGAGGAAACTGGAGATTGCTTACAGACCAAGAAATTATCAATTTGAAGAACGTTTAA
- a CDS encoding hydroxymethylglutaryl-CoA reductase, degradative, with protein sequence MNNAVSGFSKLSKDEKIDWIAKEYFSSPSEAITLLKNYWNSDEKLQKLHDEFIENTITNFYIPLGVAPNFLINNKYRAIPMAIEESSVVAAASKTAKFWSTRGGFKATVIDTEKIGQVHFIFTGDISKLELFFIQTKAKFFSETESITKNMQKRGGGILDIVLKDKTNLLPNYFQLHATFETKDSMGANFINSCLEQFAKTLREEALVYNLFSITEKNIQVVMSILSNYVPNCLVRAEVSCPIEDLREKHITNPQEFAERFVQAVQIAEVEPYRAVTHNKGIMNGIDAVVLATGNDFRAVEAGIHAFASRNGHYSSLSHAKIENGIFSFWLEIPLALGTVGGLTSLHPLVKLSLEMLEKPSAMELMEVVAVAGLAQNFAALRSLTTTGIQEGHMKMHLNNIINQFEASDDERILIHKHFKKNTISHSAVVDFIENLRK encoded by the coding sequence ATGAATAACGCTGTATCCGGATTTTCTAAATTATCTAAAGATGAAAAAATTGATTGGATTGCAAAAGAATACTTTTCAAGTCCTTCTGAAGCAATAACACTTCTTAAAAACTATTGGAATTCAGATGAAAAATTACAGAAATTACACGATGAATTCATTGAAAATACAATAACTAACTTCTATATTCCGCTAGGAGTGGCTCCAAATTTCTTAATCAACAACAAATACCGAGCCATTCCCATGGCTATTGAAGAAAGTTCCGTTGTTGCCGCCGCCTCAAAAACAGCAAAATTTTGGTCCACCCGAGGAGGGTTTAAAGCCACTGTTATCGACACAGAAAAAATTGGTCAGGTGCACTTTATTTTTACGGGAGACATTTCTAAATTAGAATTATTCTTTATTCAAACCAAGGCAAAGTTTTTTTCGGAAACGGAATCCATCACTAAAAACATGCAAAAACGCGGCGGTGGAATTCTCGATATTGTCCTGAAAGACAAAACTAATTTACTGCCTAATTATTTTCAGCTTCATGCCACATTTGAAACCAAAGACAGCATGGGTGCAAATTTCATTAATTCCTGTTTAGAGCAATTTGCCAAAACATTAAGAGAAGAAGCACTAGTTTACAATCTCTTCTCAATAACAGAAAAAAACATTCAAGTAGTCATGAGTATCCTCTCTAATTACGTTCCGAATTGTTTGGTAAGAGCTGAAGTTTCCTGCCCTATTGAAGATTTAAGAGAAAAACACATTACCAATCCGCAAGAATTTGCAGAACGATTCGTTCAAGCAGTTCAAATTGCCGAAGTAGAACCCTATCGCGCCGTAACCCACAACAAAGGAATAATGAACGGAATCGATGCTGTTGTACTAGCTACGGGTAATGATTTTCGTGCCGTCGAAGCTGGAATTCATGCTTTTGCCTCAAGAAATGGTCACTATTCCAGTTTATCACATGCTAAAATAGAGAATGGCATTTTTAGTTTTTGGTTGGAAATACCTTTAGCTCTGGGAACAGTTGGAGGACTAACCTCTTTGCATCCATTGGTAAAACTGTCATTAGAAATGCTTGAAAAACCTTCAGCCATGGAATTAATGGAAGTAGTAGCAGTAGCAGGTTTAGCACAAAATTTTGCTGCTTTACGCTCCTTGACAACTACCGGTATTCAAGAAGGACACATGAAAATGCATTTAAACAATATCATCAATCAGTTTGAAGCCAGTGATGATGAACGCATTTTGATACACAAACATTTCAAGAAAAATACTATTTCACATAGTGCAGTAGTTGATTTCATCGAAAACTTAAGAAAATAA
- a CDS encoding peptidylprolyl isomerase, whose translation MAVLAKIRQRSALLIAAIAIALFAFIIQDLIGKGGLGQNTKDVGSIDGKDIAFEDFRIKVSNVEKSQEGITSTAAANRVWDQEVSIALLTSEFDKLGLRVGEKHLLEVLKADQNIGKNPLFMNAAGMFDIAKFKEYFKSNPAQAQYLKDREKDAELNAKYQIYNTLIKAAVYTTESEGKLKYEMEANKVNFAYVAGLYSTIKDSDVKVTDTEIVDFMKKNEKKYKADESREVEYVLIEDKASASDENEVKSKINGLLTGSVVYNQATGKNDTLPGFRAATNNIEFVNSNSDVPYDSTYVAKKDLPAVDADRLFNLAPGEVYGPYMFGKYYCISKSMGKKLGVNVKASHILISYEGTQVPNQKEKRTKEQAKAKAEAILAQVNANPDSFLMLAFTNSDDSSSQQGGDLGYFGPNQMVKPFNDFVFSNPIGKVGLVETPFGFHIIKVTDKQDGIRLATVAQKIEASEATSDKIFTQATKFEMDAADKDFDKLAKDMKLTIAAPVTVKAMDETFGPLGNQRTIVRWAFEDDTKVGAVKRFEVANLGHVIAKVKNVDKSGLVSVTVARPYVEPILKNKKKAELIKAKMTGSSLEAIAKATGSSVQQATAVTMENPMLVGAGQEPQVVGNAFALTANKLSAPIEGNTGVYVVKNMSTVKAPALKSHEAYVAKLKAQSASDVNRVIPALKGNAKIEDNRKQFNY comes from the coding sequence ATGGCAGTTTTAGCAAAAATTAGACAACGTTCCGCCTTATTAATAGCAGCTATTGCTATAGCATTATTTGCATTTATAATACAAGATCTTATTGGTAAAGGTGGTCTTGGTCAAAATACCAAAGATGTAGGAAGTATTGATGGGAAAGACATCGCATTTGAAGATTTTAGAATCAAAGTAAGCAATGTTGAGAAAAGTCAAGAAGGAATTACTTCAACAGCTGCAGCTAACAGAGTTTGGGATCAAGAGGTTTCTATCGCTTTATTGACTTCTGAGTTTGATAAACTAGGATTGAGAGTAGGTGAAAAGCACTTATTAGAAGTTTTAAAAGCAGATCAGAATATTGGTAAAAATCCATTGTTCATGAATGCTGCCGGTATGTTTGATATTGCAAAATTCAAAGAATATTTCAAATCAAATCCAGCTCAAGCACAATACTTGAAAGACAGAGAAAAAGATGCTGAGTTGAATGCGAAGTATCAAATATATAATACTTTGATAAAAGCAGCAGTTTATACTACTGAAAGTGAAGGAAAGTTGAAATATGAAATGGAAGCAAATAAAGTTAACTTTGCTTACGTTGCAGGTTTATATTCCACAATTAAAGACAGCGATGTAAAAGTTACTGATACGGAGATTGTAGATTTCATGAAGAAAAATGAAAAAAAATACAAAGCTGATGAATCTCGTGAAGTAGAATATGTATTGATTGAAGATAAAGCTTCAGCTTCTGATGAGAATGAAGTTAAATCTAAAATAAACGGATTGTTAACCGGAAGTGTGGTTTATAATCAAGCGACTGGTAAAAACGATACTTTACCAGGATTTAGAGCAGCTACAAATAACATCGAGTTTGTAAATTCAAATTCTGATGTTCCTTATGATTCAACGTATGTTGCTAAGAAAGATTTGCCTGCAGTTGATGCGGATAGATTGTTTAATCTTGCTCCAGGAGAAGTTTATGGACCGTATATGTTTGGAAAATACTACTGTATTTCAAAATCTATGGGTAAAAAATTAGGTGTAAATGTAAAAGCTAGCCACATTTTAATTAGTTATGAAGGAACACAAGTTCCTAATCAAAAAGAAAAAAGAACTAAAGAGCAAGCTAAAGCAAAAGCAGAAGCGATATTAGCACAGGTGAATGCAAATCCAGACAGTTTCTTGATGTTAGCCTTTACTAATTCTGATGATTCATCATCGCAGCAAGGTGGCGATTTAGGATATTTTGGTCCAAACCAAATGGTGAAGCCGTTTAATGATTTTGTTTTTAGTAATCCAATTGGTAAAGTAGGATTAGTTGAAACACCTTTCGGATTTCATATCATCAAAGTTACTGATAAACAAGACGGAATTCGTTTGGCAACAGTAGCTCAAAAAATTGAAGCTTCAGAAGCTACTTCAGATAAAATATTTACTCAGGCAACTAAATTTGAAATGGATGCTGCTGATAAAGATTTTGACAAATTAGCAAAAGACATGAAACTTACAATTGCAGCTCCAGTTACTGTAAAAGCAATGGATGAAACTTTTGGTCCTTTAGGAAATCAAAGAACAATCGTAAGATGGGCTTTTGAAGATGATACTAAAGTAGGTGCTGTAAAAAGATTTGAAGTGGCTAATCTAGGTCATGTTATCGCTAAAGTTAAAAATGTCGATAAATCTGGTTTGGTTTCAGTTACAGTAGCTAGGCCATATGTAGAGCCAATTCTTAAAAACAAGAAAAAAGCAGAATTAATTAAAGCTAAAATGACTGGATCTTCTCTTGAAGCAATTGCTAAAGCTACAGGGTCATCTGTTCAACAAGCAACTGCTGTTACAATGGAAAACCCAATGTTAGTTGGTGCAGGTCAAGAGCCTCAAGTTGTAGGAAATGCATTTGCATTAACAGCAAATAAGTTATCAGCTCCGATTGAAGGAAATACAGGTGTTTATGTTGTGAAAAACATGAGTACAGTAAAAGCTCCAGCTTTGAAAAGTCATGAAGCTTACGTTGCTAAATTGAAAGCACAAAGCGCTTCAGATGTAAATAGAGTTATTCCTGCATTGAAAGGGAATGCTAAAATTGAAGACAATAGAAAACAATTCAATTACTAA
- the lptC gene encoding LPS export ABC transporter periplasmic protein LptC yields MPLLKKYIFFPVVTVFAVTLFFGCESNFKEVQKINFSEFVPSGDADKVNLKYTDSGLIKAVLMSPKMLDYSSVDFPFTEFPKGIDVTLYDNKAKKTFITSNYAVSYKITGIIDLQGKVKIKSENGQTLETEQLYYDQKNEWFFTEKKFKFTDSKGTSNGQGIDFSKDFKVINSQRIAGEIQTAE; encoded by the coding sequence ATGCCTTTACTAAAAAAATATATATTCTTTCCAGTAGTCACAGTTTTTGCTGTGACTCTGTTTTTTGGGTGTGAAAGTAATTTTAAAGAAGTTCAGAAAATAAATTTTTCTGAGTTTGTTCCTTCAGGTGATGCTGATAAGGTTAATTTGAAGTATACTGATTCAGGATTGATTAAAGCAGTTTTGATGAGTCCTAAAATGTTAGATTATTCAAGTGTGGATTTCCCGTTTACTGAGTTTCCAAAAGGTATCGATGTCACCCTTTACGATAATAAAGCAAAGAAAACTTTTATAACTTCAAATTACGCGGTTTCTTACAAGATCACTGGGATAATTGATTTACAGGGTAAAGTAAAAATTAAATCTGAAAATGGTCAGACCCTGGAAACGGAACAATTGTACTACGATCAAAAAAACGAATGGTTTTTTACAGAAAAAAAGTTTAAATTTACTGATAGTAAAGGAACGTCCAACGGACAAGGAATTGATTTTAGTAAAGACTTTAAAGTGATTAACTCACAAAGAATAGCTGGTGAAATACAAACAGCCGAATAA
- a CDS encoding GYDIA family GHMP kinase, with amino-acid sequence MKQTFYSNGKLLITGEYLVLDGAKAFALPTKLGQNLIIEKGSNKEIIWKSYDADGSIWFEDSISFSDIANNRNSESESVKSTLITILHEAYLLNSVFIQNSEGYTITTELGFPKSWGLGTSSTLINNIAQWLQIDAFTLLKNSFGGSGYDIACAQNDTPILYHLEEGKPIVEKVIFSPQFTENIYFVYLNKKQSSKTAIASYNINKKNNLDRTIAINDKITFEVLKATTVKSFAAALEKHETEMSIILEMETVKESLFPDFNGVIKSLGAWGGDFVMAIATENPNDYFASKGYKTIIPYDEMILS; translated from the coding sequence ATGAAACAAACCTTTTACAGTAACGGAAAACTTTTAATCACGGGAGAATATCTTGTTTTAGATGGCGCAAAAGCTTTTGCATTACCCACAAAATTAGGACAAAACCTAATTATAGAAAAAGGAAGCAACAAAGAAATAATTTGGAAAAGCTACGATGCTGATGGAAGCATTTGGTTTGAAGATTCCATTTCATTTTCCGACATTGCTAATAATAGAAATTCAGAAAGTGAATCAGTAAAATCAACATTGATAACCATTCTTCACGAAGCTTATCTATTAAATTCTGTATTCATTCAGAATTCCGAAGGATACACCATTACCACTGAACTTGGATTTCCTAAAAGCTGGGGCTTAGGCACCTCTTCTACTTTAATAAACAACATTGCTCAATGGTTACAAATTGATGCCTTTACGCTACTTAAAAACAGTTTTGGAGGAAGCGGCTATGATATTGCTTGCGCCCAAAACGACACTCCTATTTTATATCATCTAGAAGAAGGAAAACCTATTGTTGAGAAAGTCATTTTTAGTCCGCAATTTACAGAAAATATCTATTTTGTATATCTCAACAAAAAACAAAGCAGTAAAACTGCAATAGCTTCCTATAACATCAATAAAAAAAATAATTTAGACCGAACCATTGCTATAAATGACAAAATAACTTTCGAAGTTTTAAAAGCAACAACCGTTAAATCATTTGCTGCAGCATTAGAAAAACATGAAACAGAAATGAGTATCATACTGGAAATGGAAACCGTAAAGGAATCTTTATTTCCAGACTTTAATGGAGTAATCAAAAGCCTTGGCGCTTGGGGAGGCGATTTTGTAATGGCAATTGCAACTGAAAATCCTAATGACTATTTTGCTTCAAAAGGATACAAAACGATTATCCCTTATGACGAAATGATTTTATCTTAA
- a CDS encoding nuclear transport factor 2 family protein yields MTPEKLQSIAFKWFETFNNKELEKLLSLYDEDAVHFSPKLKTYKPDTNGFVTGKEALREWWQEAFERLPSLNYKVKSLTANGDRVFMEYIRTVNGEEDLLVAEVLDIKENKIIASRVYHG; encoded by the coding sequence ATGACACCAGAAAAATTACAATCTATAGCTTTTAAATGGTTTGAAACTTTTAATAATAAAGAGTTAGAAAAGCTATTGTCTTTATATGATGAAGATGCAGTACATTTTAGTCCAAAACTAAAAACATACAAACCTGATACTAATGGTTTTGTTACTGGTAAAGAAGCGTTACGAGAATGGTGGCAAGAAGCTTTTGAGCGTTTGCCAAGTTTGAATTATAAGGTAAAATCATTGACCGCAAACGGTGACCGAGTTTTTATGGAATATATAAGAACCGTGAACGGAGAAGAAGATTTGCTTGTTGCGGAAGTATTAGACATTAAGGAAAATAAAATAATTGCTTCCCGAGTGTATCACGGATAA
- a CDS encoding lipocalin family protein has protein sequence MLFLGLIFTSCSNDNPSQSDSIVGKWNFSKMSFTVNGVTSPETDYDGNELGCSKNYLEFKTDGVYNEADYSGTTCVLDLSVGTWSQKGNIITITDGTDSFSGEIISVNSSTLKVKISDGADSATLIFSKG, from the coding sequence GTGCTATTTTTAGGATTAATTTTCACTTCTTGTAGTAATGACAATCCATCACAATCAGATTCAATTGTTGGTAAATGGAATTTTAGCAAAATGAGTTTTACAGTCAATGGGGTAACTTCTCCCGAAACAGATTATGATGGTAATGAACTGGGATGTTCCAAAAATTACTTGGAATTTAAAACAGATGGTGTATACAATGAAGCTGATTATTCGGGTACAACTTGTGTACTGGATTTATCAGTTGGCACTTGGTCACAAAAAGGAAATATAATTACAATCACAGATGGGACAGATTCGTTTTCAGGTGAGATTATTAGCGTTAACAGTTCAACCTTAAAAGTGAAAATTTCAGACGGGGCTGATTCAGCAACTTTGATTTTTTCAAAAGGATAA
- a CDS encoding hemolysin family protein: protein MEISIIILCLILCAFFSGMEIAFISSNKIYLEIEKKQDNFVSKILTKLTEKPSKFIAAMLIGNNIALVVYGFFMGELLMNWIESLGFHFSSLLNLFLQTLLSTLIVLITAEFLPKVFFQIYANVLIKFFAVPAYLFYILFYFISTFFIWVSDFVLKKFFKTEGDQVQLYFSKVELGNYITEQMSTVEDDEEVDSEILMFQNALEFSGVKARDVMSPRTEIVAIDVYDSIEELNKLFIETGYSKIVVYENSLDDIVGYVHSFDLFKKPNSIKEIVISVEFVPETIYIKDAMNLLTKKRKSVAVVLDEYGGTSGIITIEDIVEELFGEIEDEHDSEEELIENELEDNAYIFSTRLDVEYLNQTYKLRIPESDSYGTLGGFIVDHTKEIPQKGDVIAIGIFHFVIEEATNKKIELVKMSLRD from the coding sequence ATGGAAATTAGTATTATAATACTGTGTTTAATACTATGTGCTTTTTTTTCAGGAATGGAGATTGCTTTTATTTCTTCGAATAAAATTTATCTTGAAATAGAAAAAAAACAAGATAACTTCGTCTCTAAAATACTTACAAAACTTACCGAAAAACCTTCTAAATTTATTGCTGCTATGCTTATTGGAAACAATATAGCATTAGTTGTTTATGGTTTTTTTATGGGTGAATTATTGATGAATTGGATTGAGTCTTTGGGATTTCATTTTTCAAGTTTATTGAATTTGTTTCTTCAAACATTGCTTTCAACATTGATAGTTTTGATAACTGCGGAATTTTTGCCTAAAGTGTTTTTTCAAATTTATGCGAACGTCTTAATAAAGTTTTTTGCTGTACCTGCTTATCTCTTTTATATTTTATTTTATTTTATTTCTACTTTTTTTATCTGGGTTTCGGATTTTGTTTTAAAGAAATTTTTTAAAACCGAAGGAGACCAAGTGCAATTATATTTTAGTAAAGTGGAACTTGGTAATTACATAACAGAACAAATGAGTACGGTAGAAGATGATGAAGAAGTGGATTCTGAAATATTAATGTTTCAAAATGCATTGGAGTTCTCAGGAGTCAAGGCAAGAGATGTGATGAGCCCCAGGACTGAAATCGTAGCAATTGATGTGTATGATTCTATTGAGGAATTGAATAAGTTATTTATAGAAACAGGGTATTCTAAAATTGTCGTTTATGAAAATTCACTAGATGATATTGTAGGGTATGTGCATTCATTCGATTTGTTTAAAAAGCCGAATAGTATCAAAGAAATTGTAATTTCTGTTGAATTTGTTCCGGAGACCATTTACATTAAGGATGCAATGAATTTGTTGACAAAAAAAAGAAAAAGTGTAGCAGTTGTTTTGGATGAATATGGCGGAACTTCTGGAATTATTACCATAGAAGATATTGTAGAAGAACTTTTTGGGGAAATAGAAGACGAGCACGATTCAGAAGAAGAATTAATTGAAAATGAACTCGAAGATAATGCCTATATTTTTTCAACGCGACTTGACGTGGAGTATTTAAATCAGACCTATAAACTTCGTATTCCCGAAAGTGATTCTTATGGAACTCTTGGTGGTTTTATAGTTGATCATACCAAAGAAATTCCTCAAAAAGGGGATGTTATTGCAATAGGAATCTTTCATTTTGTTATAGAAGAAGCCACAAACAAGAAAATAGAATTAGTTAAAATGTCGCTAAGAGACTGA
- a CDS encoding type III pantothenate kinase: protein MILAVDVGNTRIKAAVFEGDMLLKNFVFAKNELQKNIQNILKKYCNVADLIISSVSDVEKKSFLEFENDLKVHFMTHESNFPFVNCYGTPKTLGIDRMVLAAGATLQFPNQNRLVIDAGTCVTFDFIDQDNNYLGGAIAPGLRLRYESLHNFTAKLPLLTLESPEGLIGNSTSESIHSGVVNGLVYEIDGFIDEYSRLYSNFIIILTGGDTEFLAKRLKNTIFANSNFLLESLCQTFQYKNQK from the coding sequence ATGATTCTAGCTGTTGATGTCGGAAATACAAGAATTAAAGCTGCTGTCTTTGAGGGTGATATGCTTTTAAAAAATTTCGTTTTTGCTAAAAATGAGTTGCAAAAAAATATTCAAAATATTTTAAAAAAATACTGTAATGTTGCTGATTTGATCATTTCATCGGTTAGTGATGTCGAAAAAAAATCGTTTTTGGAATTTGAAAATGATTTAAAAGTTCATTTTATGACTCATGAAAGCAATTTTCCTTTTGTTAATTGTTACGGTACTCCTAAAACTTTAGGAATTGATCGGATGGTTTTGGCTGCTGGGGCAACATTGCAATTTCCAAATCAAAACCGATTGGTAATTGATGCGGGAACTTGTGTTACATTTGATTTTATAGATCAAGATAATAATTACCTTGGTGGAGCAATAGCTCCAGGATTGCGTTTGCGTTATGAGTCATTGCATAATTTTACTGCAAAATTGCCGTTGCTGACGCTTGAGAGCCCTGAAGGGTTGATAGGAAACTCAACTTCGGAATCAATTCATTCAGGTGTTGTTAATGGATTAGTCTATGAGATTGACGGTTTCATCGATGAATATAGTCGACTGTATTCAAATTTTATAATAATTTTAACGGGTGGAGACACAGAATTTTTGGCTAAACGATTAAAAAATACCATATTTGCCAATTCAAATTTTCTTTTAGAGAGTTTGTGTCAAACATTTCAATATAAAAATCAAAAATGA
- a CDS encoding membrane protein: MIKKFIISACLLLSLVSFAQEGTSSPYSFYGIGDIRFKGTLENRSMAGVAVEQDSIHINLENPASYANLKLTTFSLGGTYATKNLKSNSGSASTRSTTLDYLAVGLPLGKFGAGFGLIPYSSVGYKIESLSAIDGALNRRLSGKGGLNKVFLGVGYKIAPNFSIGADVHYNFGKIETNSLEFVTNVPVGTRELNTADLSGVNFNIGTMYQAKISKKLNLYTSLNYTLESSLTSKNTRNISSVKFSSAFDVAVVDVLANQNEQMNVKMPSKISFGAGIGESKKWLIGGMVAYKKTSGQENSYNQASNVGYGRYGSVSLGGYYIPSYNSFSSYAKRIVYRGGIKYEKTGLMVNAESINDMGFTLGLGLPITGSFSNINLGFELGKRGTTNANLVQENYANFSVGFSLNDKWFDKRKFN, encoded by the coding sequence ATGATTAAAAAATTTATAATAAGCGCTTGTTTGCTTTTGTCACTTGTGTCCTTTGCTCAGGAAGGAACTTCATCGCCGTACTCTTTTTATGGAATTGGCGACATAAGATTCAAAGGAACGCTTGAGAATCGTTCAATGGCAGGAGTTGCAGTCGAACAAGATAGTATTCATATCAACTTAGAAAATCCGGCTAGTTATGCAAATCTAAAATTAACTACCTTTTCATTAGGAGGAACATACGCTACAAAAAACTTAAAAAGTAATAGTGGTTCTGCAAGTACACGCAGTACTACGTTAGATTATTTAGCTGTTGGCTTACCTTTGGGTAAATTTGGAGCAGGTTTTGGATTAATTCCTTATTCATCGGTAGGTTATAAAATTGAATCATTGTCTGCGATTGATGGAGCTTTAAACAGACGTTTAAGTGGGAAAGGTGGTTTAAATAAAGTTTTTTTAGGTGTAGGTTATAAAATAGCTCCTAATTTCAGTATTGGAGCTGATGTTCATTATAATTTTGGAAAAATAGAAACGAATAGTTTAGAGTTTGTGACTAATGTACCTGTGGGTACGCGTGAGTTGAATACAGCTGATTTGTCAGGTGTGAATTTCAATATCGGAACAATGTATCAAGCTAAAATAAGCAAAAAACTAAACCTTTATACAAGTTTAAATTATACTTTGGAAAGTAGTTTAACCTCTAAAAATACTAGAAATATTTCTAGTGTGAAATTTAGTTCAGCATTTGATGTGGCTGTTGTAGATGTTCTTGCTAATCAAAATGAACAAATGAATGTTAAAATGCCTAGTAAAATATCGTTTGGAGCGGGAATAGGTGAGTCCAAAAAATGGCTTATTGGGGGAATGGTTGCCTATAAAAAAACTTCAGGTCAGGAAAATAGTTATAATCAGGCTTCTAATGTGGGGTATGGAAGATATGGAAGTGTTAGCTTAGGAGGGTATTATATTCCAAGTTATAACTCTTTTTCTAGTTATGCTAAAAGAATTGTTTATAGAGGAGGAATCAAGTATGAAAAAACTGGTTTGATGGTCAATGCAGAATCTATCAACGATATGGGATTTACTCTAGGGTTAGGGTTGCCAATTACGGGTAGCTTTTCTAATATTAATTTAGGTTTTGAATTAGGGAAAAGAGGGACTACAAATGCAAATCTTGTTCAAGAGAATTATGCTAATTTTAGTGTTGGCTTTTCTCTTAATGATAAATGGTTCGATAAACGAAAATTCAACTAA